The nucleotide sequence TGGGCTTTTCACACACGGGATTTTTTGATACAGTGGCGGGTCCGCGCGGGACCTTGTTTGCGAACTCGGTGCTATGGGCGAGCCGTCAGCCGGTTCCGGTCGGAACGATCGCGGTCGTTGTCGGAAACACGGCGGTCGGAACATTCCTCACCACCGCAGGCTACACGGTGCGCAATGTTTCATCGGGTATCACGGATGCGAACCTCAATGGCGCGCATGTGCTTATTCTGGGTGGAAATACGGACTATTCGAACACCGTAATGACACGCATCGCCGGTTTCGCGACGGCGGGCGGCGGCATCGTGATGAGCGCCACCCCTTGGGCGGCATCCGCGGGCGCTTATGCGGACAGCAATGAAATTTTAAAACCCTTCGGACTCGTTTTTACCGGAGACTATTCGGCCGATCCTTCATACACGGTTGCGCCGGCCGCGCACCCGGCGATCAACTCGGCTCTGGTGGCCGCAGACGCGTTGATCGCTGACAAAGAGGGCACGGCGGTCATGACTGCAGCGAACCGCGGCATCGCGGCGAACGCGATTTTCCAAGTCACACAGGTCCGTATCGACATCCCGACCCTGGCCGCGAAATTGGACATTTTGGGTGACGCCACCCATTACGGCATTATCGCGCCGACACTCGCCTCACCGATCAATACCACGGCCAAACCGGTCGAAAAGATGCTCGCGCGCTACCAATCGCAGACTTACGACGCGATGGCTCCGGGGCAGTTGTTCGCCCATCCGTGTGCTGCGGATTTCCCGGGTTCCGCCGCCGCGGGTGCCATCCCTGTGAGCAGAACGGTGACGGTGAATGGCAACACCGCCACGGACTTCTACATGAACCAAGGCGGCAAACCGACCCGTGTCGAAACGGGCGTTTACGCCGCCCCCGGTGCCACAGTGACGGTTGCCATTCCGGTGGATAAGATCGCCCAAGGCCTGCAAGTCCTCATCTCACCAAACGGTAGCGAGGACTCAACCTTCGACACCACCACCTGGACGTTTTTCCCGAAACTCTGGCGGCGTGTGCCACTCACCCAAGCCGCCACCCAGACCGGCAGCGTATTGGGCGGGCTGGTGACGATCCTTGTTCCCGCAGGCAAATCGCTGGGAAATTTCGAGGTGACCGTGCACGGCGGGATCAAGGCTCCGGCATTCGTACTCGGCCAGACCACCGACGCCGAATGGAATGACGGCATCAAGAACAATCCCGCCCCCTATGGCTACATCCGGAATGAAAAGCTGACGCTGTATCTGCCCAGCGCCCAACTCTCGAAGATGAGCAACCCGACGGAGGTGACCGCCTATTGGAAACAGGTGATGGACATCGCGGACGACTGCTACGGCTATTCCAACTATCGGAAACGCGCGGAAGTCGTGAGCACGTCACGCTACGTGGCCTATGGTGCCGCCTATGCGGGCTACCCGATCGAAGCGGGTTGGGGAACCGATGCGGAATCGCTGCTGAATTCCGCACGGGTGAACGGAGACTGGGGCACCTATCACGAGCTCGGCCATGGGTTTCAGGATGATTTCGACAGCTCCTTCGTGATCGCGACCAGCGCCGAGGTGGATGTGAATCTGTTTCCCGGAATGATTTACACGATCCTCCATGACCGCACGGCATGGGACGGCGCACATTCCAGCTACGATGCGGTCGACCGTATTGCGGCAAGAAACACGTATCTTGCACTGCCGGTGGATCAGCAGACCTGGCAGAAGGCGAACGATTCCTACCCTGTCGCCTACGACTTCTATTTCAACCTGGCCGAGGCGTTCGGCTGGCAATGCTATAAAACGGCCCTTTCCCGCCTGATGCGCTACCTGCAGGATCCCACCTCCGCGACGGATGCTCCGTTGAAGGCTTTGAATACCGCCGATCCGAACTTCAAGCGCAACCGCTTCTACCTGTTGTTTTGCGATGCCACGGGGCGGAATCTCGACGCTTATTTCCAACGCTACGGCTTGGGAAAAGCAGGTGCGGGTTTTGAAATCACCCAATCGGTGAAGGACCAGATCGCCGCAAAGGGCTATCCCACCTGGACCGGCAACACACCGATCGACTCGCTTTCCACCCCTCCGGCTCTCAGCTTGAGGGAGGACTCCGTG is from Luteolibacter yonseiensis and encodes:
- a CDS encoding M60 family metallopeptidase, with amino-acid sequence MFTASSRADLSGDYASLVSGAESQVITAPGTPGTVAMFGTAAFPVLLGTAGPPQSVMGAGRYGDSYAGTAARAVGFSHTGFFDTVAGPRGTLFANSVLWASRQPVPVGTIAVVVGNTAVGTFLTTAGYTVRNVSSGITDANLNGAHVLILGGNTDYSNTVMTRIAGFATAGGGIVMSATPWAASAGAYADSNEILKPFGLVFTGDYSADPSYTVAPAAHPAINSALVAADALIADKEGTAVMTAANRGIAANAIFQVTQVRIDIPTLAAKLDILGDATHYGIIAPTLASPINTTAKPVEKMLARYQSQTYDAMAPGQLFAHPCAADFPGSAAAGAIPVSRTVTVNGNTATDFYMNQGGKPTRVETGVYAAPGATVTVAIPVDKIAQGLQVLISPNGSEDSTFDTTTWTFFPKLWRRVPLTQAATQTGSVLGGLVTILVPAGKSLGNFEVTVHGGIKAPAFVLGQTTDAEWNDGIKNNPAPYGYIRNEKLTLYLPSAQLSKMSNPTEVTAYWKQVMDIADDCYGYSNYRKRAEVVSTSRYVAYGAAYAGYPIEAGWGTDAESLLNSARVNGDWGTYHELGHGFQDDFDSSFVIATSAEVDVNLFPGMIYTILHDRTAWDGAHSSYDAVDRIAARNTYLALPVDQQTWQKANDSYPVAYDFYFNLAEAFGWQCYKTALSRLMRYLQDPTSATDAPLKALNTADPNFKRNRFYLLFCDATGRNLDAYFQRYGLGKAGAGFEITQSVKDQIAAKGYPTWTGNTPIDSLSTPPALSLREDSVPGTEIYQFSATDAEEPGQIYEYSITGGNPDNAFSIDKRTGRLRVQKVDAETLASHTLTVQVQDCGVPRYAATQTFTINILNTGEPPQVEGKLLTATKTMADGTSLGTPAATVEQGRTVVSRSIVAGNDGHFAINSSTGAITVTNASTLPDPGVIVLTVKVTDSSGASGFGTATILCNRTKGILEERWAGSAIGGNPSSTSTYTTFTSAQNVSNNYIRRVSGWLIPMKTGIHTFWISSDDGSTLSLSTDGTEANKRAIATVSGYTNFQQWTASSSQKSQPVFLEMGRAYYIEAIQTEGSGGDHVSVAWEGPGIARQVIPNAVLIPRNATAAFPPRPSVPTVSLTTPDSGERLFTPGTFPVSATPGDNTLTIFRVAFFDGETLIGEDDTPPYSINWINPEVGPHSLSARVFHTVGTLDSIAITVTVAPQTPMTSWQNAKFGAAAGDPSVSGPHADPNHNGLVNLLEYALGTEPNSPFSSPPVRGAIFENRLTLSFSRNTSASDVVLKVQASDEVTGQWSDLAVSTDGGAFSALIPGVVVTESPGGATRDVSVSDFVANDSPAPIRRFMRVHASLR